A genome region from Acipenser ruthenus chromosome 29, fAciRut3.2 maternal haplotype, whole genome shotgun sequence includes the following:
- the LOC117426175 gene encoding protein pitchfork-like, giving the protein MASETMNRVSFGSTQERKLLPHHCAPDRLGVEVPSLRERPHLGPGCYNNHTVSSFSYQLEKRPESRKGYTMGARTTGRFLPSTAQTETPSPAEYQAEWCHERIFPLYPAPFCSSTARFLRHSPLECPTPGPGMYDHNIHRNRKVTWPMRFGAPEWRLVPSLEKRTMKTELLTDKEFQKQRNRIAYLSLYFN; this is encoded by the exons ATGGCTTCAGAGACAA TGAATAGAGTGTCCTTTGGAAGCACCCAGGAGAGGAAGCTGCTGCCCCACCACTGCGCCCCAGACAGACTAGGGGTCGAGGTGCCCTCTCTTCGGGAGAGACCTCACCTGGGGCCAGGCTGCTACAACAACCACACT GTGAGCAGTTTCTCGTATCAGCTGGAGAAGAGGCCCGAGAGCAGGAAGGGGTACACTATGGGGGCTCGGACCACGGGCCGCTTCCTACCCTCTACTGCACAG ACAGAGACTCCCTCGCCAGCGGAGTACCAGGCAGAGTGGTGCCATGAGCGCATCTTCCCCCTGTACCCTGCCCCCTTCTGCTCCAGCACAGCGAGGTTCCTGCGCCACAGCCCCCTCGAGTGCCCCACTCCAGG TCCAGGGATGTACGATCACAACATTCATAGAAACCGGAAAGTGACCTGGCCAATGAGGTTTGGAGCCCCTGAGTGGCGGCTGGTTCCCTCCCTGGAGAAGAGAACGATGAAGACCGAG cttctcaCCGACAAGGAATTCCAAAAACAACGCAATAGGATTGCTTACCTCAGCTTGTACTTCAACTGA